The Halomicronema hongdechloris C2206 genome includes a window with the following:
- a CDS encoding DUF2973 domain-containing protein: MFHLLYILAFAVLAVLAVANLVRNLMMLGSEARRPGSRSRTFGANNSSRPAPHPELLDDQGQVIDEPLIVMRSISVRDVRDQLDDLYDAKETSSSEESDD; encoded by the coding sequence ATGTTCCACTTGCTCTACATTCTGGCCTTTGCCGTTTTGGCAGTACTAGCTGTTGCCAATCTGGTTCGCAATCTGATGATGCTGGGGTCGGAAGCGCGTCGCCCTGGCTCCCGCAGTCGCACCTTTGGGGCCAATAATTCCTCTAGGCCAGCGCCTCATCCAGAGCTCCTAGATGACCAGGGCCAGGTGATCGACGAGCCGCTAATCGTGATGCGCTCAATTTCGGTGAGGGACGTCAGAGACCAGCTGGATGACCTCTACGACGCCAAGGAAACCTCGTCTTCCGAAGAGTCTGACGACTGA
- a CDS encoding TIGR02450 family Trp-rich protein, producing the protein MAKQQKFPHLIGSKWTARTTLQGWRHFHVVNRKNQGSWVFAEIVAACDPTVRFWITAKQLKNKALWQAGWQSLAEQTSYSNEAQ; encoded by the coding sequence ATGGCTAAGCAGCAAAAGTTTCCCCATTTGATCGGGTCTAAATGGACTGCCCGCACCACCCTACAGGGCTGGCGTCACTTTCATGTCGTCAACCGCAAGAACCAGGGAAGTTGGGTCTTTGCAGAAATTGTCGCCGCCTGTGATCCCACCGTGCGATTTTGGATCACGGCTAAACAACTGAAGAACAAAGCCCTCTGGCAGGCGGGATGGCAGTCCTTAGCCGAGCAAACGTCATACTCAAATGAGGCTCAATGA
- a CDS encoding GldG family protein, which yields MGTLAVLVILGVINWLSVQYSARLDLTENQIFTLAPQTRQIAQELAQPIRLVIFDTSPNTQDEELLQRYRRLNSQFDYDYVNPYANPRLAQEFEATRPGMVFLEVGDQRRFLQQLGPDQRLSERTITNAIDRVVRDRTLTVYFLQGHGEYGIDGSGEAGYTQAATSLEEKNYTVETLNLAETEAVPEDASVVVVAGPAQEFFEPEVESLSAYLEQGGGVLLLLDPQTNPGLAPLLDDWGITLDDRLVLDTSGAGQLVGLGPAAPLVTDYGDHPITRDFNGGRSFYPLARPIQLQEVPGG from the coding sequence GTGGGGACTCTAGCCGTCTTGGTGATTTTGGGCGTGATCAATTGGCTGTCGGTGCAATATTCCGCTCGCCTCGATCTGACCGAGAATCAAATCTTTACCCTGGCCCCCCAAACTCGGCAGATTGCCCAGGAACTAGCGCAGCCTATTCGCCTGGTCATCTTCGATACCAGCCCCAATACCCAGGATGAGGAGTTACTACAGCGCTATCGCCGCCTCAATTCCCAGTTTGATTATGACTATGTCAATCCCTACGCCAATCCCCGCCTGGCTCAGGAGTTCGAGGCCACGCGCCCAGGCATGGTGTTTCTGGAAGTGGGTGACCAGCGGCGATTCCTGCAACAGTTGGGGCCAGACCAGCGGCTCTCGGAGCGTACTATCACTAATGCCATCGATCGGGTGGTACGCGATCGCACCTTGACGGTTTATTTCCTCCAGGGCCATGGGGAATACGGTATTGATGGCAGCGGTGAAGCCGGCTACACCCAAGCCGCCACTAGCCTAGAAGAGAAAAACTATACCGTCGAAACCCTGAATCTGGCAGAGACAGAGGCTGTCCCCGAGGATGCCAGTGTGGTGGTGGTAGCCGGCCCGGCCCAGGAGTTTTTTGAGCCCGAGGTGGAAAGTCTCAGCGCCTATCTGGAACAAGGGGGAGGGGTGCTGCTGTTGCTCGATCCCCAGACGAATCCAGGCTTGGCTCCCCTGTTGGATGACTGGGGCATTACCCTGGACGACCGCCTAGTGCTCGATACCTCGGGGGCGGGTCAATTAGTTGGCCTAGGGCCAGCAGCTCCCCTGGTGACTGATTATGGGGATCATCCCATCACCCGCGACTTCAATGGTGGCCGCTCCTTCTATCCCCTAGCCCGCCCGATCCAGCTGCAAGAGGTGCCGGGGGGGTGA
- a CDS encoding DUF4340 domain-containing protein, whose protein sequence is MVASSLTRIDHEIEAEHIGVGRHRLSPRRWSPRSRSLSSATWGHAFGAADTHPLFSFQEDEVTALTIQRQGETLAFEQGEAGWRMTQPQQQPAQESSVAFLLSQLTSGEAGQPVSVTPDNQADFGFTEPAATVELTLANGDRHTLLLGSADFSGSGFYALVDPPALPLSEDTEAETITAHIVSGEVASGINRPLDEWLMATDETPGAESVPSSAVPPAPLTPGSVPEDTADPAVE, encoded by the coding sequence GTGGTTGCGTCGTCGTTAACGAGAATCGACCATGAAATTGAAGCAGAGCACATTGGTGTTGGTCGGCATCGCCTGTCTCCTAGGCGCTGGAGCCCTAGGTCTAGAAGCCTATCGTCAGCAACATGGGGACATGCTTTTGGCGCCGCCGACACTCACCCCCTATTCTCCTTTCAGGAGGATGAAGTAACGGCCCTGACCATTCAGCGCCAGGGGGAGACCCTGGCCTTTGAACAGGGGGAAGCAGGCTGGCGCATGACCCAACCGCAGCAGCAACCGGCCCAGGAGTCATCCGTAGCGTTTTTGCTGAGCCAGCTGACCAGCGGTGAGGCTGGGCAACCCGTCTCGGTCACCCCCGATAACCAGGCCGACTTTGGGTTTACGGAACCAGCTGCCACCGTAGAGTTAACCTTGGCCAACGGCGACCGCCATACCCTGTTATTGGGCAGTGCTGACTTTAGTGGCAGTGGCTTCTATGCCCTAGTGGATCCCCCGGCCTTACCCTTGTCAGAGGATACAGAGGCAGAGACAATTACCGCCCACATAGTGTCTGGGGAGGTGGCCAGTGGCATCAATCGGCCCTTGGACGAGTGGCTCATGGCTACCGATGAGACTCCAGGGGCAGAGAGTGTCCCCAGTTCAGCGGTGCCGCCGGCCCCCCTGACCCCTGGTTCAGTTCCTGAGGATACAGCCGATCCGGCGGTGGAGTAA
- a CDS encoding SRPBCC family protein, protein MVDQQVFEQTIYIQASATQVERCITDRELMHRWLNPALRCEPVGPWNTELGGKSRFVVQLPLWQPTLDSTVVERQPGLVVWAFEGFFRGRDRWECIPEANGTRLLNRFEFTIPNPLVQFGFQAFAAAWTRQDMQTQLQRLKQVAERL, encoded by the coding sequence ATGGTCGACCAACAAGTTTTTGAGCAGACTATCTATATTCAAGCCAGCGCCACCCAAGTGGAACGCTGTATTACCGATAGAGAACTAATGCACCGCTGGCTCAATCCAGCCTTGCGGTGTGAGCCGGTGGGACCCTGGAACACAGAATTGGGAGGAAAGAGTCGCTTCGTGGTGCAACTGCCCCTGTGGCAACCCACGCTCGACAGCACCGTGGTGGAGCGACAACCGGGGTTGGTAGTTTGGGCCTTTGAGGGGTTTTTTCGGGGTCGAGATCGCTGGGAATGTATCCCGGAGGCTAATGGCACCCGATTACTCAACCGATTCGAATTTACGATTCCGAATCCCTTGGTCCAATTTGGCTTTCAAGCATTTGCGGCCGCCTGGACTCGTCAAGATATGCAGACCCAACTCCAGCGCCTGAAGCAGGTGGCAGAGCGGCTATAA
- a CDS encoding mechanosensitive ion channel, which yields MTYIAQLSGISPGGDIPWSLLSLAQVPESLTFRDIFTGRIGSFLPSLIGAILLLLVGWIIATVVALGVKNLLKRTNWDDRLANWVMGESPTQDVPIEEWTSTAVYWVIMTFTIVAFLRALNLDVVSEPLNDFLQQIFAYLPRIGGAALLLGIAWAIATVVKAIVTRGLSRFNLDDQLAQQTGGSSPIVLNETIGNVLYWFIFLLFLPLILSALNLPGLLQPVEGLIDQFLQAIPRILTALLVLAIGWLVARISRGIVSNLLAATGADQIGTRVGLAANTQDGVSLSGLVGTIVYVLILIPAAVAALNELDIQAISDPAVQMLEQILTAIPQILMAGLVLVVFYVIGRFVSDLVVSILRSIGFDNIMGILGLPELSVPAAAQAQPTVDTEGQPSTTVQTPGRTPSEVVGLIVLAGIVLFGAVTATEILQFAALTNIVQAILRVSARIISALVVFGVGLYLANLAFRLISAMGTSQARTLAQAARIAVIALVGAMALQQMGVATDIVNLAFGLLLGAIAVAIAIAFGLGGRDIASEQIREWLNNFKQNQ from the coding sequence ATGACCTACATCGCACAACTGAGTGGCATTAGTCCTGGGGGGGATATCCCTTGGTCGCTCTTGTCTCTAGCCCAGGTGCCTGAGTCTCTAACCTTTAGAGACATTTTTACTGGACGGATTGGTAGTTTCTTGCCCAGCTTGATTGGGGCGATTCTACTGTTACTGGTTGGCTGGATCATCGCCACGGTAGTCGCCTTGGGCGTCAAAAACCTGCTCAAGCGGACGAATTGGGATGATCGCCTCGCTAATTGGGTGATGGGCGAAAGCCCGACCCAGGATGTCCCCATCGAGGAGTGGACCTCGACGGCGGTTTACTGGGTGATCATGACCTTCACCATCGTGGCCTTCCTGCGGGCGCTCAATCTAGATGTGGTTTCAGAGCCGCTGAATGATTTTCTACAGCAGATCTTTGCCTATCTGCCTCGCATCGGCGGCGCCGCCCTGCTGTTAGGGATTGCCTGGGCCATCGCCACGGTGGTCAAGGCCATTGTGACCCGGGGGCTCTCTCGGTTTAATTTGGACGATCAACTGGCTCAGCAAACCGGCGGCAGCAGCCCCATCGTGCTGAATGAGACCATCGGCAATGTTCTGTACTGGTTTATTTTTCTGCTGTTCCTGCCGTTGATCCTCAGTGCCCTGAATCTGCCGGGGCTATTGCAGCCCGTGGAGGGACTGATTGATCAATTCCTGCAGGCGATTCCCCGCATTCTCACGGCCCTGCTTGTCCTGGCCATCGGTTGGCTGGTGGCTCGCATTTCTCGCGGCATCGTCAGTAATCTGCTGGCCGCTACTGGGGCTGACCAAATTGGCACCCGGGTGGGGCTAGCGGCTAATACCCAAGATGGCGTTTCCCTCTCTGGGCTGGTGGGCACCATCGTCTATGTCTTGATCTTGATCCCGGCTGCCGTGGCCGCCCTGAATGAGCTAGATATTCAGGCTATCTCTGATCCTGCCGTGCAGATGCTGGAGCAGATCTTGACGGCCATTCCTCAAATTCTGATGGCTGGCCTGGTGCTGGTGGTGTTCTACGTCATCGGTCGTTTTGTGTCGGATCTGGTGGTCAGCATCCTGCGCAGCATCGGCTTTGACAATATCATGGGGATCTTAGGCCTGCCTGAGCTGTCTGTACCAGCGGCTGCTCAAGCTCAGCCTACGGTAGACACCGAAGGGCAACCTAGCACCACGGTGCAAACCCCTGGTCGCACTCCCTCAGAAGTGGTGGGGTTGATTGTGCTGGCAGGGATCGTGTTGTTTGGGGCAGTCACCGCCACTGAAATTCTCCAGTTCGCGGCCCTGACCAATATCGTCCAGGCGATTCTGCGGGTATCGGCTCGCATCATCAGCGCGCTGGTGGTGTTTGGCGTCGGTCTCTATCTGGCGAATTTGGCCTTCCGGTTGATCAGCGCCATGGGAACCTCCCAGGCCCGTACCCTAGCCCAAGCGGCCCGGATTGCTGTGATCGCCCTGGTGGGAGCTATGGCATTACAGCAGATGGGGGTGGCTACTGATATCGTCAATTTGGCCTTTGGTTTGTTGTTGGGGGCCATTGCCGTGGCCATTGCGATCGCATTTGGCTTAGGGGGACGTGACATTGCCTCTGAGCAAATTCGGGAATGGCTTAACAACTTCAAGCAAAATCAGTAG
- the ppk1 gene encoding polyphosphate kinase 1, translating into MTTAERSVAPSDLRDPQYYLSRELSWLEFNRRVLHEALDGRTPLLERLKFMAIFSSNLDEYFMVRVAGLKQQVEAQVSKRTPDGRTPSEQLRDISQTLRPMVLEQHTHFQQVLRLEMADHGISLVDYSALSDEQQAYLEKYFEEQIFPVLTPLAVDPGHPFPYISNLSLNLAVVVRNAHTGRERFARVKVPKVLPRFVSLPPSLKQDQDKASGEWMGVPLEQVIAHNLEFLFPGMIVEDHHTFRITRNADLEVEEDEADDLMLAIEKELRKRRLGGSVVRMEIEANTPEPVRTTLMQEMGLTEHDVYDIDGLVGLGDLMTFMGLPLEDLKDPTWSPVVPSTFKAIPSSSDEDDINLDLEDGTDIFRLLRQQDRLVHHPYHSFAGTVQQFITQAAQDPKVLAIKMTLYRTSGDSPIISALISAAENGKQVAVLVELKARFDEENNINWARKLEKSGVHVVYGLVGLKTHTKVALAVRREGDHIRRYVHIGTGNYNPKTARLYTDLGLLSCRANLGADLTDLFNYLTGYSQQQSYRKLLVAPVNLRQQLTTLIHREIERCQAGEAGRLIAKMNSLVDPEIIATLYEASQAGVEIDLIVRGICCLRPGMEGISDNIRVISIVGRLLEHSRIFYFHNSGDETFLIGSADWMPRNLDRRVEAVVPVEDPQLRQELMTILEVSLADNRQAWDLQADGSYRQRHPGDEAVRSSQAIFMDMALQSAE; encoded by the coding sequence ATGACCACTGCAGAACGATCCGTTGCCCCCTCAGATTTACGAGACCCTCAATACTATCTCAGTCGAGAACTGAGCTGGCTGGAGTTCAATCGCAGGGTGCTCCACGAAGCCCTAGATGGTCGCACTCCCCTGCTGGAGCGCCTGAAGTTCATGGCGATTTTTAGCAGCAACCTAGATGAGTACTTCATGGTGCGAGTGGCGGGGCTAAAACAGCAAGTAGAAGCCCAGGTCAGCAAACGCACTCCCGATGGCCGCACCCCCAGCGAACAGCTGCGAGATATCAGCCAAACCCTGCGACCCATGGTGTTAGAGCAGCACACTCACTTTCAGCAGGTCCTACGGCTAGAAATGGCCGACCATGGTATCTCCCTGGTAGACTATTCGGCCCTGTCCGATGAGCAGCAAGCCTACCTGGAAAAGTACTTCGAAGAGCAAATTTTTCCGGTCTTGACTCCTCTGGCAGTAGATCCTGGCCATCCTTTTCCCTACATCTCTAATCTCAGTCTCAACTTGGCCGTGGTTGTCCGCAATGCCCATACTGGCCGGGAGCGCTTTGCTCGGGTAAAGGTGCCTAAAGTGCTGCCCCGCTTTGTGTCCCTGCCCCCCTCCCTAAAACAGGACCAAGACAAGGCTTCAGGTGAATGGATGGGGGTTCCCCTAGAGCAAGTGATTGCCCACAACCTGGAATTTCTCTTCCCCGGCATGATCGTCGAGGACCACCACACTTTCCGCATTACCCGTAACGCCGATCTGGAAGTGGAAGAAGATGAAGCCGACGACCTGATGCTGGCCATTGAGAAAGAGCTGCGGAAGCGGCGTCTGGGGGGCTCTGTCGTCCGCATGGAAATCGAAGCGAATACTCCCGAGCCAGTGCGCACGACCCTGATGCAAGAAATGGGGCTGACTGAGCATGATGTCTATGACATCGATGGCTTAGTGGGCTTAGGCGATCTCATGACCTTCATGGGACTCCCCCTGGAGGATCTAAAGGACCCCACCTGGAGTCCAGTCGTGCCTAGCACCTTTAAGGCTATCCCCAGCTCCAGCGATGAGGATGACATTAACTTGGATCTAGAAGATGGCACCGATATCTTCCGGCTATTGCGCCAGCAAGACCGATTGGTTCACCATCCCTATCATTCCTTTGCGGGCACGGTGCAGCAGTTTATCACCCAAGCCGCCCAGGATCCCAAGGTGCTGGCCATCAAGATGACTCTCTACCGCACCTCGGGGGACTCTCCCATCATCAGTGCCTTGATCTCAGCCGCAGAGAATGGCAAGCAGGTGGCGGTTTTGGTGGAGTTAAAGGCTCGCTTCGACGAAGAAAATAATATCAACTGGGCCCGCAAGCTAGAGAAATCCGGTGTCCATGTGGTCTATGGATTAGTGGGGCTCAAAACCCACACCAAGGTTGCCCTGGCGGTGCGTCGAGAAGGCGACCACATTCGTCGCTACGTGCACATCGGCACGGGGAACTACAATCCGAAGACAGCCCGGTTATATACTGACTTAGGACTATTGAGCTGCCGAGCTAATTTGGGGGCTGACCTGACGGATCTGTTTAACTATCTGACGGGATACTCGCAACAGCAGTCCTATCGTAAACTCTTAGTGGCCCCGGTTAATCTGCGCCAACAGCTAACGACGCTCATTCATCGAGAAATTGAGCGCTGTCAGGCTGGAGAAGCAGGCCGCCTCATTGCCAAGATGAATTCTCTGGTCGATCCCGAGATCATCGCTACTCTCTATGAAGCTTCCCAGGCAGGGGTAGAGATTGATCTGATTGTCCGGGGTATTTGCTGCCTCCGGCCTGGGATGGAGGGGATCAGCGATAACATTCGCGTCATCAGCATCGTCGGGCGTTTGCTAGAGCATTCCCGCATCTTTTATTTCCACAACAGTGGGGATGAAACCTTTTTGATTGGCAGTGCTGACTGGATGCCTCGCAACCTGGATCGGCGGGTTGAGGCGGTAGTGCCCGTTGAGGATCCGCAGTTGCGCCAGGAATTAATGACCATTCTGGAGGTGTCCCTGGCGGACAACCGGCAAGCTTGGGATCTCCAAGCTGATGGCTCCTATCGCCAACGGCATCCCGGCGATGAGGCCGTGCGCAGTTCTCAGGCTATCTTCATGGATATGGCCCTGCAGTCGGCCGAGTAA
- a CDS encoding type II CAAX endopeptidase family protein, which translates to MKLLRAMGCWPAPLRIGLFLMVLGAAWLPLGLPLYGVEERWTAAGPLALGLLYIVFLGLLPGWGRRIHDLSQPYRTLGLHHPGKMVAGLGVGLALGYLSVGALLGLQIGLGWGTLQPLPLAMGHYVWQGCLVGLGVGMAEELFFRGWLLFELEQDYSMAVALWGDAGLFAIAHYLRPLAAILDSLPQFVGLLLLGLTLVWARRTRLGHRSPSLALPIGLHGGLVGAYYVVDVTDMVRPAAHISPWLTGIGQNPLAGLLGLALLGSLAYGFYRGCHRRLP; encoded by the coding sequence TTGAAACTGCTTAGGGCTATGGGCTGCTGGCCAGCACCGCTTCGGATTGGCCTGTTCCTGATGGTCTTAGGGGCGGCCTGGTTACCGCTGGGACTGCCGTTATATGGTGTTGAGGAGCGGTGGACGGCAGCAGGGCCATTGGCTTTAGGGCTTCTGTATATTGTGTTTTTGGGCTTACTGCCTGGGTGGGGACGGCGCATCCATGACCTCAGCCAACCCTATCGCACCTTGGGGCTGCATCATCCTGGCAAGATGGTGGCTGGTCTGGGGGTAGGATTGGCCCTGGGGTACCTCAGTGTTGGTGCGCTATTAGGGCTGCAGATTGGGTTAGGCTGGGGAACCTTACAACCGCTGCCACTGGCAATGGGGCACTATGTCTGGCAGGGGTGCTTGGTTGGGTTAGGGGTGGGGATGGCCGAGGAGCTGTTTTTCCGGGGCTGGCTGTTGTTTGAGCTGGAGCAGGATTATTCTATGGCGGTCGCCCTTTGGGGTGATGCCGGACTATTTGCGATCGCACATTACCTCAGACCCCTGGCGGCTATTCTCGACAGCCTGCCTCAATTTGTTGGATTACTCCTACTAGGGCTTACCCTTGTCTGGGCCCGCCGCACCCGCTTAGGCCACCGCTCCCCGAGCTTGGCCCTACCCATCGGCTTGCATGGCGGCTTAGTGGGAGCCTATTACGTGGTTGATGTGACCGATATGGTCAGGCCAGCAGCCCACATTTCCCCTTGGTTAACCGGCATTGGGCAAAATCCTCTGGCAGGGTTACTGGGGCTAGCCCTGCTAGGCAGCTTGGCCTACGGGTTTTACCGTGGCTGTCATCGCCGCCTGCCATAG
- the clpS gene encoding ATP-dependent Clp protease adapter ClpS — protein MSVETIERSSTSTIRKPAPRYRVLLHNDDFNTMEHVVESLMKVVPSLTMPQAVDIMMQAHTAEVALVITCALEHAEFYCEGLRGRGLTSSIEPDE, from the coding sequence GTGTCGGTTGAGACCATTGAACGCTCCTCAACATCGACAATTCGCAAACCTGCTCCCCGCTACCGGGTGCTGCTCCACAACGATGACTTCAACACAATGGAGCATGTGGTGGAGTCGTTGATGAAGGTAGTCCCTAGCCTAACCATGCCCCAGGCGGTCGATATTATGATGCAGGCCCATACGGCGGAGGTGGCTCTGGTGATTACCTGCGCCCTGGAGCATGCCGAGTTTTATTGTGAAGGCTTACGGGGGCGGGGATTGACTAGCTCCATCGAGCCCGATGAGTAG
- a CDS encoding STAS domain-containing protein yields the protein MMFMQPSGALSAANAQDFYGQMASQLRSDPVTGLVVDMSQVESLDSAGLNALASALQLAQTLNKTFRLKAVPPSIQIIFELTQLDGVFELADDSAVLPVAA from the coding sequence ATGATGTTTATGCAGCCTAGCGGTGCTCTCAGTGCCGCCAATGCCCAAGATTTTTATGGTCAGATGGCTAGCCAGCTACGGTCCGATCCGGTAACTGGCTTAGTTGTGGACATGAGCCAGGTGGAATCTTTAGACAGTGCTGGCTTAAATGCCTTAGCCTCTGCCTTGCAGCTAGCACAAACTCTGAACAAGACGTTTCGCCTCAAGGCAGTTCCTCCTTCCATTCAGATTATTTTTGAGCTGACTCAGTTGGATGGGGTGTTTGAGCTAGCTGATGACTCGGCAGTGCTGCCTGTGGCTGCTTAA
- a CDS encoding TIGR03960 family B12-binding radical SAM protein produces MPVAIESLINADVAKPARYLGNELGAVHKPWHQAQVRWALTYPELYEVGASNLGHIILYSILNAQPRQLCDRAYLPAADLVTKLRQSGTPLFAVESRRHLLEFDILGFSLSYELGATNLLEMLDLAQIPLTWRERQQAGPWAVDSGSWPLIFAGGQTATSNPEPYADFLDFVALGDGEELLPEIALVVEEGKAAGLSRQDLLLDLAQVPGVYVPQFYDMAADGSVYPNRPDVPARVVRRVATPMPEYSIGLVPYVETVHDRLTVEIRRGCTRGCRFCQPGMLTRPARDVSPDKVVDTIEQGLRKTGYNEFSLLSLSCSDYLALPSLGVEVKNRLQQENISLSLPSQRVDRFDENIAHIIGGTRQTGLTFAPEAGTQRMRDIVNKGLTNEELLRGVKTAYEQGWDRVKLYFMIGLPGETDVDVLGIAETVRWLRQECRQPGRKALAVNLTISNFTPKPHTPFQWHAVSTAEFERKQALLKEEFRSLRGVKMNFTDVRISAMEDFVGRGDRRLAAVVHRAWQLGAGMDAWWESLDRAFAAWTQAIDEAGLSWKYRQREQDWNTLEAGEQAASLEAPLPWDHIDTGIDKAWLQADLRRALAAATVPDCSFEGCSHCGVCGPDFGHNVVVAPPPIPTFEGHFTPPQERVQRIRVRLGKQGNLTLLSHLDLMRLLDRAVRRAALPLAFTGGFHPGPRISAANALPLGATSAGEIVDFELTSPLAVAAFCQRLGAELPSELPIHEAAEVSLSAPSATKALAQAEYVITVAGADEVAIAPAEWAAWVAAVKAADRIIWDHRTKSGKLRQVNLCDRLDSLDPIAAPSPQDLPPQSHLSDPAHQALIRYGGSCRNDGSQLRPDHVVFMLEQVSQRPLRLCHIHRQRLILTPTPGDSTHAAEMVTASVTASLGTH; encoded by the coding sequence GTGCCCGTTGCTATCGAATCCCTGATCAATGCGGATGTTGCCAAACCAGCCCGATATTTAGGCAATGAGCTGGGGGCTGTCCATAAACCCTGGCATCAGGCTCAGGTGCGATGGGCCCTCACCTACCCAGAACTCTACGAGGTGGGCGCCTCTAATCTGGGGCATATCATCCTGTACAGCATTCTCAATGCTCAACCTCGGCAACTGTGCGATCGCGCCTATTTGCCTGCTGCCGATTTAGTGACTAAGCTGCGGCAAAGCGGGACGCCTCTGTTTGCCGTCGAGTCCCGTCGCCATCTGCTCGAGTTCGACATTCTCGGTTTCAGCCTCAGCTACGAACTAGGGGCCACCAATCTGCTAGAAATGCTAGATCTGGCTCAGATTCCGTTGACCTGGCGAGAGCGACAGCAGGCGGGTCCCTGGGCCGTAGACAGCGGCAGTTGGCCCCTGATCTTTGCTGGGGGGCAAACGGCTACTTCCAATCCTGAACCCTACGCCGATTTCCTGGACTTCGTTGCCCTCGGGGATGGGGAGGAATTACTGCCTGAGATTGCCCTAGTGGTAGAAGAAGGCAAAGCCGCCGGGCTCAGTCGTCAAGACCTACTGCTCGATCTAGCTCAGGTGCCAGGGGTGTACGTACCCCAGTTCTATGACATGGCCGCCGATGGTTCCGTGTATCCCAACCGCCCTGATGTCCCGGCTCGGGTCGTGCGTCGGGTGGCAACACCGATGCCAGAGTATTCCATCGGCTTAGTGCCCTATGTCGAAACTGTCCATGACCGCCTCACGGTGGAAATTCGCCGTGGCTGCACCCGCGGCTGCCGCTTCTGCCAGCCCGGCATGCTAACCCGTCCCGCCCGGGATGTGTCGCCAGACAAAGTGGTAGACACCATTGAGCAGGGTCTTCGAAAAACTGGCTACAACGAGTTCTCCTTGCTCTCCCTGAGTTGCTCCGATTATCTGGCCCTACCTTCCCTAGGTGTAGAGGTGAAAAATCGGCTGCAACAGGAGAATATTTCCCTGTCCTTGCCCAGCCAGCGGGTTGACCGCTTCGATGAAAATATCGCTCACATTATCGGCGGTACTCGTCAAACCGGGCTGACATTTGCCCCGGAGGCTGGTACCCAGCGGATGCGAGACATTGTCAATAAGGGCCTAACCAACGAAGAGCTACTCCGGGGTGTCAAAACCGCCTATGAGCAGGGATGGGATCGGGTGAAGCTCTACTTCATGATTGGTCTGCCGGGTGAGACCGATGTGGATGTCTTGGGGATTGCCGAGACCGTACGGTGGCTGCGGCAAGAATGTCGCCAGCCAGGACGCAAGGCTCTGGCGGTGAACCTGACCATTTCGAACTTCACCCCCAAACCCCATACCCCCTTCCAGTGGCATGCCGTGTCTACCGCCGAGTTTGAACGGAAGCAAGCCCTGCTTAAAGAAGAGTTTCGCTCCCTACGAGGGGTCAAGATGAATTTCACGGATGTGCGCATCTCGGCCATGGAAGACTTTGTCGGTCGCGGAGATCGTCGTCTAGCCGCTGTAGTGCATCGGGCCTGGCAACTGGGGGCGGGTATGGATGCCTGGTGGGAAAGTCTAGATCGGGCCTTTGCCGCTTGGACCCAAGCCATTGACGAGGCGGGGCTGAGCTGGAAGTATCGGCAGCGAGAGCAGGACTGGAACACGCTGGAGGCAGGCGAGCAGGCTGCAAGCCTGGAGGCTCCCTTGCCCTGGGACCACATCGATACCGGCATCGATAAAGCGTGGCTGCAGGCCGATCTGCGCCGGGCCTTGGCGGCCGCCACTGTGCCCGATTGTTCCTTTGAGGGCTGCTCCCACTGTGGGGTCTGTGGCCCCGACTTCGGCCACAACGTGGTGGTGGCGCCACCGCCAATTCCCACCTTTGAGGGACACTTTACCCCGCCCCAAGAGCGGGTGCAGCGGATTCGGGTGCGCCTGGGTAAGCAGGGCAATCTCACCTTGCTCAGCCATTTGGATTTGATGCGGTTGCTGGATCGAGCCGTACGCCGGGCTGCCTTACCTCTGGCCTTTACGGGAGGGTTTCATCCGGGCCCGCGAATTTCTGCGGCCAATGCCTTACCCCTGGGGGCCACTAGTGCCGGTGAAATCGTCGATTTTGAGCTGACCTCTCCCTTAGCGGTCGCAGCCTTTTGCCAGCGGCTAGGGGCAGAACTGCCCTCGGAGCTCCCTATTCATGAGGCTGCGGAAGTATCTTTGTCGGCGCCGTCGGCGACCAAGGCCTTGGCGCAGGCTGAGTATGTGATCACGGTGGCAGGGGCCGACGAGGTTGCGATCGCACCAGCAGAGTGGGCGGCCTGGGTCGCTGCCGTCAAGGCGGCCGATAGGATAATCTGGGACCATCGGACTAAGTCGGGCAAGTTGCGGCAGGTCAATCTGTGCGATCGCCTCGATAGCCTTGACCCGATAGCGGCTCCGTCTCCTCAGGACCTGCCACCCCAGAGCCACCTCAGCGATCCAGCCCATCAGGCCCTGATTCGCTATGGGGGCAGTTGTCGCAATGACGGCAGCCAACTGCGCCCCGACCATGTGGTCTTCATGCTAGAGCAGGTGAGCCAACGGCCCCTACGGCTCTGTCACATCCATCGTCAACGGCTTATCCTTACTCCTACGCCGGGAGATTCTACCCATGCAGCTGAAATGGTTACGGCCTCGGTTACGGCTTCTTTGGGGACCCATTAA